CATTGGACAAGGTTCACGCTTTTACTTTACTTTGGAATTTTGTCATTCAATAGGTGAAGAATACATTCAGAACCAAGAAGCCGAACAACTCATTACCCAGTTCCAAAAAACACGCGTGCTATTGGCCGAAGACAATGACATAAACGTTGAAGTTATAATGGCAATGCTAAACGCCACAAATCTACAAATAATTCGTGCTGCTAACGGAAACGACGCTATTTACACGTTATCTCAACAATCATTTGATATTATTTTGATGGATATTCAAATGCCAGAAATGGATGGGTACGAAGCCACTCGGGTAATACGCCATCAAATGAACGGCACCTTACCTATTATTGCGTTAACAGCAAATGCTATGCAGCAAGATATAGACGCCTGTCTACATGCAGGCATGAACGACCATGTTAGCAAGCCAATAAGAAAAGAAAAGCTGCTTAAAGTGTTAGATAAATACCTCAACCCTTAAAAAGGTATTCACCTCTATTTATATACCACCCACAATTTCTGAAGTGCGCTCTGTACCATGTTAAAAGACTAATACCGAACAAGGGTTCTCGTTTCAATACTCTTTCGTGGTTTCGTCACAGCAGTATCGCCTTCCATATCGAGTGCGCTATGCGCCAAATGTGGCCTTCCACGGTTATCGTAAATATTAAATATAATCGCTTCTTCGGGCGTCATATCAGATTGATAGAACCATTCGTGGGTTTCATTTTCCGCTACCCCTAATATTTGACCTTTGCGATCGGGGTATTCCAATTCGATGTTCATCCAATCATCTTCTTGCATCGAGCGTGGGCAGATAAACCCTAAAGGGGATGAAGGTATCGTGTATTCCACTGGGCGCCATACATTAACAAACCCAAAATGCCCTTGCTGAAACTCTTGCGCTTTTTGGGCACCTAAAATATCCAACAAACGCTTTTCTACTCCAGCTTCACTATAGTCATTGTGAACGTTGCGGGCAGGTCTTCGTGTTGCATTTGGGTCGTCGATTCGTACTGTGTGGTCGAATACAATGACTTCTTTTGCTTTTATCTGTTGCTGCAGAATGGCAGTAAGCTCACTTTCATAGTCACTCGCCCACGCTTCAGACTCATCGAACCCATGTACCTTTGTTGGTGCGTTTATAAAAGTGATCCCATCTTTATTGAAATTCACTGAATAGTTTTTTTTTCGTATATCAGTAACCGGCACTTTGACTGAAATTAATTTAGGTGAAATCAAATTCCCAACAACGCCATTAACATCGAAATGAAATGCCTGAACTTCGTTACTTTTCACATGATAGTTTACTGTGGCTATAGCCATATAAAGCACTCCTTAAAAAATGGTATAGGTTTCCCCGATGCGAGGGAATATAGTTTTTTAAGGACAAGAGATAAATGGGATACAGGTATAAACAGAATTTTGAAAATGAAGATAATAGTCAATCACAATGGCTGATAAACCATTTGTGATGACAGCAACCGCTTTAAGGCCGAGCTTTTGAAAGTATTTAACCAGTCTTTACATTTCGTCAATGGCGAGCGTTGCGAGTTTACTTTATGATCTTTACATTACTAGCATCACTGCTTTTTTCATTGATACTCAGTAGGCGAGGAACGGCTCGCATTATTTACTTTTTTTAAGTGGGAAGGAATCAACACCAATGTGGAATCTACGATGCCTATGTGTACTTGTAGCGCTTATTTTACCGAATGTGGCCTTCGCCCATCATGGAAGTAGCGGTCAATTTGAAACGAATAAAACGATTGAGTTGTCTGGCGAGATTACTCGAGTACGGTTAGTAAACCCGCATGCCTATGTGTATTTCGATGTTACGAACGAAGATGGCAGCGTAACAAATATGCGTTGTGAGCTACAGTCAGGCTCGTTACTCAAACGTAGAGGATGGAACACAGAGCAATTCAAAGCAGGCAGTGCTATTACCATTTTAGGCTCTCCCGATAGAAACGACCCCACTACATGTTATATGCAGCAAATTACTTTCGAAAATGGCGTAACCGCTAACCGAAATAGTGTGTTTGATGACAACGGGAGCCTTGTTAACGGCGCAAGTACCGCATCAGCTGTTGACAGTGACGTTACCGTTGAACGCGAAACTATTCGCGCTGATGGAAGACCAAATCTAGCA
The nucleotide sequence above comes from Alteromonas naphthalenivorans. Encoded proteins:
- a CDS encoding CmcJ/NvfI family oxidoreductase, with amino-acid sequence MAIATVNYHVKSNEVQAFHFDVNGVVGNLISPKLISVKVPVTDIRKKNYSVNFNKDGITFINAPTKVHGFDESEAWASDYESELTAILQQQIKAKEVIVFDHTVRIDDPNATRRPARNVHNDYSEAGVEKRLLDILGAQKAQEFQQGHFGFVNVWRPVEYTIPSSPLGFICPRSMQEDDWMNIELEYPDRKGQILGVAENETHEWFYQSDMTPEEAIIFNIYDNRGRPHLAHSALDMEGDTAVTKPRKSIETRTLVRY